A stretch of the Deltaproteobacteria bacterium CG11_big_fil_rev_8_21_14_0_20_42_23 genome encodes the following:
- the hpt gene encoding hypoxanthine phosphoribosyltransferase, with product MLSVQDRDIEVIYSAEEIQDRIKQLVEDIRKEYGAQELVVIGVLKGSFIFMADLVRHLKLPVSCDFLRVASYEGDKSTGHVRMDFDMTQPIDGKHVLLVEDIVDTGTTLRYLLQHLHAKNPASLKVATLLYKETGSGMKDYVDYVAFNCPDRYVIGYGLDSEGLFRDLPFVGAFTDF from the coding sequence ATGCTTTCAGTTCAAGATCGTGACATTGAAGTCATTTATTCGGCTGAAGAAATTCAAGATCGCATCAAGCAGCTTGTGGAAGATATTCGCAAAGAATATGGCGCTCAAGAATTGGTGGTCATCGGAGTTTTAAAAGGCTCCTTCATTTTCATGGCAGATCTTGTCCGTCATTTGAAGCTGCCCGTAAGCTGTGATTTTTTGCGGGTTGCAAGCTATGAAGGTGACAAAAGCACAGGGCACGTGCGCATGGATTTTGACATGACGCAGCCCATTGATGGCAAGCATGTGTTGCTGGTGGAAGACATTGTGGATACGGGAACAACGCTTCGTTATTTGTTGCAGCATCTTCACGCTAAAAATCCCGCATCGCTCAAAGTGGCAACCTTACTCTACAAAGAAACTGGAAGCGGGATGAAAGACTATGTAGATTACGTCGCCTTCAACTGCCCCGACCGATATGTAATCGGCTACGGCTTAGATTCCGAAGGCCTCTTCCGAGACCTTCCATTTGTAGGCGCGTTTACGGATTTTTAA
- the hpnH gene encoding hopanoid biosynthesis associated radical SAM protein HpnH: protein MSVPISQQLRVASYVFSQKYIKRKKRYPLVLMLEPLFRCNLACAGCGKIQYPKEVLDKRLTPEQCFKAVEECGAPMVSIPGGEPLIHPDIKEIVEGLIARKKYIYLCTNAILLKRKLDLFTPSKYLTFSVHLDGLKDEHDMAVCRDGVFDQATEGIKEAVKRGFRVTTNTTLFDGANPERVREFFDYAMDELKVEGMIMSPGYSYEKAPDQTHFLRRQKSKQLFKEIFNNKKKKWKFNQSPLFMEFLQGNVDFKCTPWGNPSYSIFGWQRPCYLLDEGYAKSFEELLETTEWDKYGTGNNEKCANCMVSCGYEPSAVHETFTAKGILQTIRVM from the coding sequence ATGAGCGTTCCCATTTCTCAGCAACTTCGCGTGGCATCATACGTTTTCAGTCAAAAGTACATCAAACGTAAAAAACGCTATCCTCTTGTGCTTATGCTTGAGCCGCTTTTTCGCTGCAACCTTGCATGTGCGGGTTGCGGAAAAATTCAGTATCCGAAAGAAGTGTTGGATAAACGCCTCACCCCTGAGCAGTGCTTCAAAGCCGTTGAAGAATGCGGCGCCCCTATGGTGAGCATTCCTGGTGGCGAGCCTCTCATCCATCCCGACATCAAAGAAATTGTAGAAGGATTAATTGCGCGCAAAAAATATATTTACCTTTGCACCAATGCTATTTTGCTGAAACGCAAATTGGATCTCTTCACGCCTTCAAAATATCTTACTTTTTCTGTGCATCTAGATGGCTTGAAAGATGAACACGATATGGCCGTTTGCCGTGATGGCGTGTTTGACCAAGCCACCGAAGGCATTAAAGAAGCGGTGAAACGTGGATTTCGAGTAACAACAAATACCACTCTCTTTGATGGCGCCAACCCAGAACGTGTTCGCGAGTTTTTTGATTATGCGATGGACGAGTTGAAAGTTGAAGGCATGATCATGAGCCCAGGCTACAGCTATGAAAAAGCGCCTGATCAAACACATTTCTTGCGCAGACAAAAATCGAAGCAATTGTTCAAAGAAATTTTCAATAATAAAAAGAAAAAGTGGAAGTTTAACCAATCGCCATTGTTCATGGAATTTTTGCAAGGCAACGTAGACTTTAAATGCACACCATGGGGAAACCCTTCTTATTCCATCTTCGGCTGGCAGCGCCCTTGTTATCTTTTGGATGAAGGCTATGCAAAAAGTTTTGAAGAACTTTTAGAAACCACCGAATGGGATAAATACGGAACCGGCAATAACGAAAAATGCGCAAACTGCATGGTATCCTGCGGCTACGAACCAAGCGCTGTTCACGAAACGTTTACCGCAAAAGGAATTCTGCAAACGATTCGGGTGATGTAG
- a CDS encoding acyl-CoA thioesterase yields MKEMKAKHPKDSQVEVTYIVQPPDINSIGTIFGGRVMAWIDLAAAACANRHTRRTCVTASMDALHFISPVFLGDIVILKASVNYVHKTSLEIGVRVEAENPLTGDLRHTSSAYLTFVALDEHGKPTIIPELKPQSKAEKIRYQEALGRRKEKLKYKKQRLKKVQGKAKHAK; encoded by the coding sequence ATGAAAGAAATGAAAGCAAAACATCCCAAAGATTCTCAAGTTGAAGTGACCTACATTGTACAACCTCCCGATATTAATTCGATTGGAACTATTTTTGGTGGTCGCGTAATGGCCTGGATTGACCTTGCTGCGGCGGCATGTGCAAATCGCCACACAAGACGAACCTGTGTCACAGCCTCAATGGATGCACTGCATTTTATTTCACCTGTTTTTTTGGGAGACATTGTTATTTTGAAGGCCTCTGTAAATTACGTGCACAAAACTTCACTGGAAATTGGTGTTCGTGTTGAAGCCGAAAATCCACTTACGGGCGACCTTCGTCACACATCATCTGCCTATCTTACCTTTGTGGCACTTGATGAACATGGAAAGCCCACAATTATTCCAGAGCTAAAACCGCAAAGCAAAGCCGAAAAAATAAGATATCAAGAAGCTCTTGGAAGACGAAAAGAAAAACTCAAATATAAAAAGCAAAGGCTTAAAAAGGTTCAAGGAAAAGCAAAACATGCAAAATAA
- the rnr gene encoding ribonuclease R, whose protein sequence is MQNKRRSSKNKSKTFFRSKKKDTSSKPSSPPSENQRKKMLNKESCVGTLSLHRKGFGFVVLDEKDLEDVFIPAPYIGEALHLDTVEVSILKGRGGKFEGRILKILARNVKRVVGKLKKRGNQFYVFPEDERLLFTLHIPQEKLAEAKEGQDVIAKITSYVRKEKADPFPGEVIDVLGKRGEIQTELLAVITKHQLPESFPDEVLEEAQKLELDTDIEPDRKDLRHLSFVTIDGETAKDFDDAVFVEKTEEGNFRLWVSIADVSHFVEPDSVLDQEALGRGSSVYFPGIVLPMLPEVLSNDLCSLRPNEDRYTMTACMDINRHGEIVSESFSKSIIKSRHRLTYTKVKQILVDKEKNLLREYEDVVPMLKLLNECTSVLRDKRKKRGSIDFDLPEPQIVLDLQGSIENIIKAERNIAHLLIEDCMLAANEAVARFLTKEKVGCVYRVHDEPNTKKMQEFRELMHNLAYKIHIPNDLKPKDLAAVVQSVSGKPEERLVNHQLLRSMSKAIYSPENLGHFGLASPCYCHFTSPIRRYPDLVIHRLLKLALGQKKKKHKGHAKREGLYPLQEISDHCSKRERVALEAEREMLKVHSALFMSTRVGESFHGVVSHLTSFGIFVELIDYFVEGMLALEELPGGGFAFNDTGMRVSSPKSKLVFCIGERVLIKVDRVNVEKREIFFTFVTEETI, encoded by the coding sequence ATGCAAAATAAAAGACGTAGCTCCAAAAATAAATCGAAGACTTTTTTCCGTTCAAAGAAAAAAGACACCTCTTCAAAACCATCATCACCACCTTCAGAAAATCAGCGGAAGAAAATGCTCAATAAAGAAAGTTGCGTTGGCACGCTTTCTCTTCATCGAAAAGGTTTTGGTTTTGTAGTGCTTGATGAAAAAGATCTTGAAGATGTTTTTATTCCAGCACCATATATTGGCGAAGCACTTCATCTTGATACGGTTGAGGTAAGCATTCTCAAAGGAAGAGGCGGAAAGTTTGAAGGCCGCATTCTAAAAATTCTTGCACGAAATGTGAAGAGGGTTGTTGGAAAACTAAAAAAAAGAGGAAACCAATTTTATGTGTTTCCTGAAGATGAGCGTTTGCTCTTTACGCTTCACATTCCTCAAGAAAAACTTGCTGAGGCAAAAGAAGGACAAGATGTTATCGCCAAAATTACAAGCTACGTGCGAAAAGAAAAAGCAGATCCATTCCCTGGCGAAGTCATAGATGTCCTTGGCAAGCGCGGTGAAATCCAAACTGAATTGCTTGCGGTTATTACAAAGCATCAACTTCCAGAATCATTCCCAGACGAAGTTTTGGAAGAAGCGCAAAAACTTGAGCTTGATACTGATATCGAACCAGACCGCAAAGACTTGCGCCATCTGTCTTTCGTGACTATCGATGGTGAAACAGCAAAAGACTTTGACGATGCTGTATTTGTAGAAAAAACCGAAGAAGGAAATTTTCGTTTGTGGGTTTCCATTGCCGATGTTTCGCATTTTGTAGAGCCAGATTCAGTTCTCGATCAAGAAGCTTTAGGTCGTGGAAGTTCCGTTTATTTTCCGGGTATCGTTCTTCCCATGTTGCCAGAAGTCTTGTCCAACGACTTGTGTAGTTTAAGGCCAAATGAAGATCGTTACACCATGACAGCGTGCATGGACATTAATCGTCATGGCGAAATTGTTTCCGAATCGTTTTCAAAAAGTATTATCAAAAGCAGACATCGCCTCACCTACACTAAAGTAAAACAGATCTTAGTGGACAAAGAAAAAAACTTACTTCGTGAATATGAAGATGTTGTTCCCATGCTCAAGCTTTTAAATGAATGCACTTCAGTTTTAAGAGACAAACGCAAAAAAAGAGGCTCCATCGATTTCGACTTACCCGAGCCTCAAATTGTTTTGGATCTTCAAGGCAGTATCGAAAATATCATTAAAGCAGAACGAAACATTGCTCATCTTCTTATTGAAGATTGCATGTTGGCGGCAAATGAAGCTGTAGCAAGGTTTCTCACGAAAGAAAAAGTGGGATGTGTTTACCGCGTGCATGACGAACCCAATACCAAAAAGATGCAAGAATTCCGTGAGCTCATGCACAATCTTGCCTATAAAATTCACATTCCAAATGACCTCAAGCCAAAAGATTTGGCGGCTGTGGTTCAATCGGTTTCCGGAAAGCCAGAAGAACGTTTGGTGAATCATCAGCTGCTTCGTTCCATGTCTAAGGCCATATACAGTCCAGAAAATTTAGGTCACTTTGGTCTTGCTTCACCTTGTTATTGCCACTTCACTTCGCCTATTCGAAGGTATCCCGATTTAGTGATTCATCGCCTCCTCAAGTTGGCTTTGGGGCAAAAAAAGAAAAAGCACAAAGGCCATGCAAAACGAGAAGGGCTTTACCCGCTTCAAGAAATCTCTGACCATTGCTCCAAAAGAGAGAGGGTTGCTTTGGAAGCAGAGCGTGAAATGCTGAAGGTGCATAGCGCACTCTTTATGAGCACGCGTGTGGGTGAAAGTTTCCATGGCGTGGTTTCGCATCTCACTTCTTTTGGCATCTTCGTAGAGCTTATCGATTACTTCGTAGAAGGCATGTTGGCGCTCGAAGAATTGCCCGGCGGCGGCTTTGCCTTCAATGACACGGGAATGCGCGTGAGCTCTCCAAAAAGTAAACTCGTTTTTTGCATTGGAGAACGTGTGCTCATTAAGGTTGACCGTGTAAATGTAGAGAAACGCGAGATCTTTTTCACCTTCGTTACCGAAGAGACGATATAG
- the rny gene encoding ribonuclease Y — MNLDLTLLAYSSATAVLGFLLGFLIRRKMGREIVQEAEKKSADLLRTAENEAKTIKKEAEFEAKDIKLQAKEHLDKELQEKQREWQQVEKRLVSREENLEKRFGALEDREEEFKAEVKSIGQEREKLKSLTANYEQKVEESRKALEKVAGLTKEEAKKELQDSLMEEVRRDTARMIQDEESRAKEQADNTAKKIVSVAMERLASDYVLERTISVVQLPGDDMKGRIIGREGRNIRALEAATGIDIIIDDTPEAVILSGFNPVRREIARLTLEGLIADGRIHPSRIEEMVEKATKDVDKTIKQHGEKVCLDLNLAHVHPELVKLIGALRYRYSYAQNILTHSVEVAHIAGMMAAELGLDIQKAKRAALMHDMGKALTHEIEGSHAIIGMEYAIKYGESEDVAHAIGAHHEDIPQETPLDFIVDAADALSGARPGARKEVLEAYVKRIEDLERISTSFKGVKQAYAIQAGREIRVMVGHEDVSDAEAHMISRDIAKKIEEEMTYPGQIKVTVIRETRATEYAK; from the coding sequence GTGAATTTAGATCTTACCCTTTTAGCATACTCAAGTGCTACGGCAGTACTTGGGTTTTTACTTGGGTTTTTAATTCGTCGCAAGATGGGCCGAGAAATAGTTCAAGAGGCAGAAAAAAAATCAGCAGATCTTCTCCGAACAGCGGAGAATGAAGCAAAAACCATTAAAAAGGAAGCAGAGTTTGAAGCAAAAGACATTAAGCTCCAAGCCAAAGAGCATTTGGACAAAGAGCTGCAAGAAAAACAACGCGAGTGGCAGCAGGTTGAAAAGCGTCTGGTTTCTCGCGAAGAGAATTTGGAAAAACGTTTTGGAGCTCTAGAAGATCGAGAAGAAGAATTTAAAGCTGAAGTGAAATCAATTGGTCAAGAACGAGAAAAACTCAAATCTCTCACCGCAAATTATGAACAGAAAGTTGAAGAATCTAGAAAAGCCCTTGAAAAAGTAGCTGGCCTTACAAAAGAAGAAGCCAAGAAAGAACTTCAAGATTCACTCATGGAAGAAGTGAGACGTGATACCGCCAGAATGATTCAAGATGAAGAGAGCAGGGCGAAGGAGCAAGCTGACAACACGGCAAAGAAAATTGTCTCAGTTGCGATGGAACGACTTGCTTCAGATTATGTGCTTGAACGAACTATTTCAGTCGTTCAGCTTCCTGGCGACGACATGAAAGGTCGTATTATCGGCCGAGAAGGACGAAATATCAGAGCGCTTGAAGCGGCAACTGGCATCGATATTATTATTGATGACACACCTGAAGCCGTAATTCTCTCTGGCTTCAATCCCGTGCGAAGAGAAATTGCGCGTCTTACCCTTGAAGGCCTCATTGCAGACGGCAGAATTCATCCATCACGCATCGAAGAAATGGTAGAAAAAGCAACCAAAGATGTAGACAAAACCATCAAGCAGCACGGCGAAAAAGTTTGTCTCGACCTCAATCTTGCGCATGTACATCCAGAATTGGTTAAGCTTATTGGTGCACTTCGCTATCGCTACAGTTATGCGCAAAACATTCTTACACATTCTGTGGAGGTTGCTCATATTGCAGGAATGATGGCGGCAGAGCTTGGGCTCGATATTCAGAAAGCAAAACGCGCAGCTCTTATGCATGATATGGGAAAAGCGCTGACACACGAAATTGAAGGAAGCCACGCCATCATTGGAATGGAGTATGCCATTAAGTATGGTGAATCAGAAGATGTAGCACACGCCATTGGTGCGCATCATGAAGACATTCCGCAAGAAACTCCGCTTGATTTCATCGTGGATGCAGCCGATGCCCTTTCTGGTGCAAGGCCTGGCGCACGAAAAGAAGTGCTTGAAGCCTACGTAAAACGTATCGAAGATTTAGAGCGCATTTCCACTTCGTTTAAAGGAGTGAAGCAAGCTTATGCTATTCAAGCTGGCCGTGAAATTCGAGTGATGGTTGGACACGAAGATGTAAGTGATGCTGAAGCGCACATGATTTCAAGAGACATTGCAAAGAAAATTGAAGAAGAGATGACATATCCTGGTCAAATTAAAGTAACGGTTATTCGTGAAACAAGAGCAACAGAATATGCAAAATAG
- a CDS encoding TIGR00282 family metallophosphoesterase has translation MNILAIGDIFGRPGRAALKALLPGLIKKYSPDFVVANIENAAGGRGVTQKVAEELSVCPVDIFTSGNHIWDHKTFLPFLDRYSILRPANVKGDLPGFGFGIYPSKNNKRIGVINLQGRVFMEGKGPELDNPFDVCEKILSDMKSRTDCILIDFHAETTSEKKSFGHYFDGKVSAIWGTHTHVQTADEAVLPGGTAYISDLGMTGPHLSVIGVQKEIAIERIKNGNKAKFKVAEEGVRLEGVLIEINENTKKAKSIQRLQVPYEYYPE, from the coding sequence ATGAATATTTTAGCCATTGGTGATATTTTTGGACGCCCGGGAAGAGCAGCTTTAAAAGCTTTGCTTCCTGGGCTTATTAAAAAATATTCGCCAGATTTTGTTGTTGCCAATATCGAAAATGCAGCTGGTGGTAGGGGAGTCACACAAAAAGTAGCGGAAGAGCTTTCGGTATGTCCTGTCGATATTTTTACTTCTGGAAATCACATTTGGGATCACAAAACATTTCTTCCTTTTCTCGATCGCTATTCTATTTTACGCCCCGCAAATGTTAAAGGTGATTTGCCGGGTTTTGGTTTTGGCATTTACCCTTCAAAGAACAATAAGCGCATCGGAGTCATTAACCTTCAAGGTAGAGTTTTCATGGAAGGTAAAGGACCCGAGCTTGATAATCCATTTGATGTATGTGAAAAAATTCTCAGCGATATGAAATCGCGTACCGATTGCATCCTCATCGATTTTCACGCAGAAACAACAAGTGAAAAAAAATCATTCGGCCATTACTTTGATGGAAAAGTTTCAGCTATTTGGGGAACACATACTCACGTACAAACCGCAGATGAAGCGGTTTTGCCAGGAGGCACAGCCTACATTAGTGATCTTGGCATGACGGGTCCGCATCTTTCTGTCATCGGTGTGCAAAAAGAAATTGCCATTGAGCGAATAAAAAATGGAAACAAGGCAAAGTTCAAAGTTGCCGAAGAGGGCGTTCGTCTTGAAGGTGTTTTGATCGAAATAAATGAGAATACCAAAAAAGCAAAAAGCATTCAGCGGCTTCAAGTGCCATACGAATACTACCCAGAATAG
- a CDS encoding tyrosine--tRNA ligase → MEIFKRGLVDFIGEDELVKKLKSGKKLNVKLGLDPTSPDLHLGHTVILQKLKQFQDAGHQVILIVGDFTAKVGDPSGRNETRPVLTDKEIKQNAKTYADQVFKILDKKKTKLVFNSSWLGKLDAVDMIRLASQYTVARMLERDDFKKRFAANKAISIHEFLYPLLQGRDSVEINADVELGGTDQLFNLLVGRELQGDAGQDRQSVLTMPLLIGTDGEKKMSKSYGNAIGISESPKEQFGKIMSSSDEMMWTYYELLSDKTLVEIKKMKAEVSDGSLHPKKVKENLGKEIVARFHGENDADKACEEFNAVFSAGMNPEEMQVLQANPKTPLYKIIVDNNVLKSGGEFRRLLTQGAVKLDDVKIADANMLLHPGTYVLKVGKKIFLKVEIS, encoded by the coding sequence ATGGAAATATTTAAGCGAGGCCTCGTTGACTTCATTGGCGAAGATGAGTTGGTCAAGAAACTGAAATCAGGAAAGAAGCTCAATGTGAAACTTGGGCTTGATCCTACTTCACCAGATTTACATCTTGGGCATACGGTTATTCTTCAAAAGTTGAAGCAGTTTCAGGACGCCGGCCATCAGGTTATTTTGATCGTTGGAGATTTTACCGCAAAAGTTGGAGACCCTTCCGGCCGAAATGAAACTCGTCCAGTACTCACCGACAAAGAGATTAAGCAAAATGCAAAAACGTACGCTGATCAAGTCTTCAAAATTCTCGATAAGAAAAAAACAAAGCTTGTTTTCAATTCATCCTGGTTAGGAAAACTTGATGCAGTTGATATGATTCGTCTCGCCTCGCAATATACCGTAGCAAGAATGTTAGAGCGCGATGACTTCAAAAAACGATTTGCTGCAAACAAAGCTATTTCCATTCACGAATTTTTGTATCCGCTTTTACAAGGAAGAGATTCTGTAGAAATTAACGCCGATGTTGAACTCGGCGGAACTGATCAACTCTTCAATCTTCTTGTAGGACGCGAACTGCAAGGCGATGCTGGGCAAGACAGGCAAAGTGTTTTGACGATGCCGCTTCTCATTGGAACAGATGGCGAAAAAAAGATGAGCAAAAGTTATGGAAACGCTATTGGCATTTCCGAATCTCCAAAAGAACAGTTTGGAAAAATTATGTCGAGCTCTGATGAGATGATGTGGACGTACTATGAATTGCTCTCAGACAAAACTTTAGTGGAAATAAAAAAAATGAAGGCAGAAGTAAGCGATGGAAGTTTGCATCCTAAAAAAGTGAAAGAGAATTTGGGAAAAGAAATTGTAGCAAGATTTCACGGCGAAAATGATGCAGACAAAGCATGTGAAGAATTTAATGCAGTCTTTTCTGCAGGAATGAATCCGGAGGAAATGCAGGTGCTGCAAGCAAATCCAAAGACTCCATTGTATAAAATTATCGTTGATAATAATGTGCTAAAAAGTGGCGGTGAATTTCGTAGGCTTCTCACGCAAGGTGCGGTGAAGCTAGATGATGTAAAAATAGCAGATGCCAATATGTTGCTTCATCCAGGAACTTACGTGCTTAAAGTGGGAAAGAAAATTTTTCTAAAAGTAGAAATTAGCTAA